From Gemmatimonas sp., a single genomic window includes:
- the mce gene encoding methylmalonyl-CoA epimerase, whose protein sequence is MTDSVRRGTRIAHIGIAVRALDELLPFYRDVLGLPEVPLDDADGATIAGLAAGESLVELLEAKSDDSPIGKYVAKRGPGIHHVCFAVDDLDGTMQRCRDAGLRLIDETPRLGAEGKRIAFLHPSATGGVLVELSEY, encoded by the coding sequence ATGACCGACTCCGTACGCCGCGGCACGCGCATCGCCCACATCGGGATCGCTGTGCGTGCCCTCGACGAGCTGCTTCCCTTCTACCGCGATGTCCTCGGCCTGCCCGAGGTTCCACTGGACGATGCCGACGGCGCCACCATTGCGGGACTGGCAGCCGGCGAATCGTTGGTAGAGCTCCTCGAAGCGAAGTCCGACGACTCTCCGATCGGCAAGTACGTCGCCAAACGAGGCCCCGGTATTCACCACGTGTGTTTCGCGGTGGACGACCTCGACGGCACGATGCAGCGCTGCCGTGATGCCGGCCTCCGACTTATCGATGAAACACCACGCCTGGGCGCGGAGGGGAAGCGCATCGCGTTTCTCCATCCAAGCGCTACCGGCGGCGTGCTCGTCGAACTGTCCGAATACTAG
- the ppk1 gene encoding polyphosphate kinase 1: MEIDLELSLLAFQSRVLALAEDHAVPLLERLRFLGIVTSNIDELYMVRMAELRRAAIDEPGQASQRLLAVERGLDELLARQSRCATECLREAERVGVRLLAWHELTIDEQQQLRIQYLEEIQPDLRPLAITLSPGHPLPHLPHLGLFLAVLYRMAPGERVRLAEHDLPVDMPRLLAVPDRAGAVIAIEEVLRANAHLLHPGTIVESAYLFRVTRGGDLPIMDDETGSLLGAVALATERRVHNPAVRVEVERSMPGAVGALILDTLRREAIGRDMELTVTSVQHVDGLLDLRCLQSLPLPKAPSLEFPPMPTKQAVGDRSMFALLRDDDLLLHHPFESFDDSVVRFFQQAADDADVTAIKATLYRVGNPSPIVDALVKAAEAGKHVAVVVELKARFDEEHNVQWSRALEAAGVDVTYGIAGLKVHAKVAMVTRVEGGATRRYVHVGTGNYNPRSGRQYTDLSLFSARPEFADAMDVLFAGLTERHAPPAALPHGALVAPHQLLTGLLEHIEREIQHAKAGKPARITIKINGLGDREMVQAFERASQAGVQVDLIVRGICILRPGVPGVSDRVRVTSIVGRLLEHSRIYRFENNGHPEYLIGSSDLRSRNLRRRVEVLVPVAGASFHARLDTILDAYLRDGTAWELHADGEYRQTGDRRVPAAQAALA, translated from the coding sequence GTGGAGATCGACCTCGAACTGAGTCTCCTGGCCTTTCAGAGCCGGGTTCTCGCGTTGGCCGAAGATCACGCCGTGCCGCTGCTCGAGCGGCTTCGATTTCTGGGCATCGTGACCAGCAACATCGATGAGCTGTACATGGTGCGTATGGCGGAGCTGCGCCGTGCAGCGATCGACGAGCCGGGGCAGGCCAGCCAGCGGTTGTTGGCGGTCGAGCGGGGTCTCGACGAGCTCCTCGCACGCCAGTCGCGTTGCGCCACCGAATGCCTGCGCGAGGCCGAGCGGGTGGGGGTGCGCCTGCTGGCGTGGCACGAGCTGACGATCGACGAGCAGCAGCAGTTGCGCATTCAGTACCTCGAGGAAATCCAGCCGGACCTGCGCCCGCTGGCGATCACGCTCAGTCCCGGGCATCCGCTGCCGCACTTGCCGCACTTGGGGCTCTTTCTCGCCGTGCTCTACCGCATGGCCCCGGGCGAACGCGTGCGGCTCGCTGAGCACGATTTGCCCGTCGATATGCCGCGTTTGCTGGCGGTGCCGGATCGTGCTGGCGCCGTCATTGCGATCGAGGAAGTGCTGCGGGCCAATGCGCACCTGCTACATCCGGGCACGATCGTCGAGAGCGCGTATCTCTTCCGCGTCACGCGCGGCGGCGATCTCCCGATCATGGACGATGAAACGGGCAGTCTGCTGGGCGCCGTGGCACTGGCCACCGAGCGACGGGTGCACAACCCGGCCGTGCGCGTGGAAGTCGAGCGCAGCATGCCAGGTGCCGTCGGCGCCTTGATCCTCGACACACTACGACGTGAGGCGATCGGGCGCGACATGGAGCTCACGGTCACATCGGTGCAGCACGTGGACGGGTTGCTCGATCTGCGCTGTTTGCAGTCGCTGCCGTTGCCGAAGGCTCCGTCGCTCGAGTTCCCCCCAATGCCCACGAAGCAGGCCGTCGGCGATCGCTCGATGTTCGCGCTGCTGCGCGACGACGACCTGTTGTTGCATCATCCGTTCGAGTCGTTCGACGACAGCGTCGTGCGTTTCTTTCAGCAGGCCGCCGACGATGCCGACGTCACGGCCATCAAGGCCACGTTGTACCGCGTGGGCAACCCATCGCCCATCGTGGATGCGCTGGTGAAGGCCGCGGAGGCAGGGAAGCACGTGGCCGTGGTGGTAGAGCTCAAAGCGCGGTTCGACGAAGAGCACAACGTGCAGTGGTCGCGCGCGCTCGAGGCCGCAGGTGTCGATGTGACGTACGGAATCGCGGGCCTCAAGGTGCATGCCAAGGTCGCGATGGTCACGCGCGTCGAGGGCGGCGCGACGAGGCGGTACGTGCACGTCGGCACGGGCAACTACAATCCGCGATCGGGCCGCCAGTATACCGACCTCAGTCTCTTCTCGGCGCGCCCAGAGTTCGCCGATGCCATGGACGTGCTCTTCGCCGGTCTGACCGAGCGTCATGCGCCGCCGGCGGCCCTGCCGCATGGTGCCTTGGTGGCTCCACATCAGCTGCTGACGGGATTGCTGGAACACATCGAACGGGAAATCCAGCACGCTAAAGCGGGAAAGCCTGCGCGCATCACGATCAAGATCAACGGACTCGGCGATCGCGAAATGGTGCAGGCGTTCGAGCGGGCGTCGCAGGCCGGCGTGCAGGTCGACCTCATTGTCCGCGGCATCTGCATTCTACGGCCCGGTGTTCCCGGCGTCTCCGACCGCGTTCGGGTGACGTCGATCGTCGGACGCCTGCTGGAGCATTCGCGAATCTACCGGTTCGAGAACAACGGACATCCGGAGTATCTGATCGGGTCGTCCGACTTGCGGTCACGCAACCTCCGGCGGCGGGTCGAAGTCTTGGTGCCGGTGGCCGGGGCATCCTTCCACGCCCGGCTCGACACGATTCTCGACGCGTATCTGCGGGACGGCACGGCGTGGGAACTGCACGCCGATGGCGAGTACCGGCAGACGGGTGATCGCCGCGTGCCGGCGGCTCAGGCCGCACTGGCCTGA
- a CDS encoding lysylphosphatidylglycerol synthase transmembrane domain-containing protein — MKLDWKSGLGIAFSAVLLWWTLKGVNLSEVWSVLRTSNVVLFAVSPIVGTCIFPLRARRWRTILEPVAGRIPFGPLWRSTAIGMMMNNVFPFRPGEFARAFSITREVPRVAITTALGSLAVDRIFDAIVIFAMMFAAMLDPRFPSGVTLAGRTVPELAQFGVGGMLALLVVCYAMVMQAPRVLSMVRWVAHRVLPRFEDVIVGFVENAMGGLAVLRDGRRFLAVLGWAIAHWAVNAFAMYIGFVAVGMDVPLSAAFFLQGVVALAVALPSSPGFFGVFELSSVLGLAVYGVDDKIAVSWALAYHLLSFIPITIIGAVYFARLGLSVGTLSGKSTTDDTTP, encoded by the coding sequence GTGAAGCTGGACTGGAAGAGTGGACTGGGGATCGCGTTCAGTGCGGTCCTGCTCTGGTGGACGTTGAAGGGCGTGAATCTCAGCGAAGTCTGGTCGGTGCTGCGCACGTCGAACGTGGTGTTGTTCGCCGTCAGTCCGATCGTCGGCACCTGCATCTTCCCGCTGCGCGCGCGTCGCTGGCGCACGATTCTCGAGCCGGTGGCCGGGCGCATTCCGTTCGGCCCGCTGTGGCGCAGCACGGCGATCGGGATGATGATGAACAACGTGTTCCCGTTTCGCCCCGGTGAGTTCGCCCGCGCGTTTTCGATCACGCGTGAAGTGCCGAGGGTGGCGATCACAACCGCGCTCGGCTCGCTGGCCGTCGACCGCATCTTCGATGCGATCGTGATCTTCGCGATGATGTTCGCGGCGATGCTCGACCCGCGGTTCCCGTCGGGCGTGACCTTGGCCGGGCGCACCGTACCCGAGCTGGCGCAGTTCGGCGTGGGCGGTATGTTGGCGCTGCTCGTCGTGTGCTATGCCATGGTGATGCAGGCGCCACGCGTGTTGTCGATGGTGCGCTGGGTGGCGCACCGCGTACTGCCGCGCTTCGAGGATGTCATCGTGGGCTTCGTCGAGAACGCCATGGGCGGTCTCGCAGTACTACGAGACGGTCGCCGCTTTCTGGCGGTGTTGGGGTGGGCAATCGCGCACTGGGCTGTGAACGCCTTCGCGATGTACATCGGATTTGTCGCCGTCGGCATGGATGTGCCGCTAAGCGCCGCGTTCTTCCTGCAAGGTGTGGTCGCGCTGGCCGTGGCCTTGCCGAGTTCGCCCGGCTTCTTCGGCGTGTTCGAATTGTCGTCGGTACTCGGACTCGCGGTGTACGGCGTTGATGACAAAATCGCCGTCAGCTGGGCGCTCGCATATCACCTGCTCAGCTTCATTCCGATCACGATCATCGGTGCCGTGTACTTCGCACGACTCGGACTCAGCGTGGGCACGCTGAGCGGCAAGAGTACGACCGACGACACGACACCATGA
- a CDS encoding GNAT family N-acetyltransferase, giving the protein MSSDAPTMILLLPGLYDSGPAHWQSLWQAHATTLPVERVVQQDWAAPRCADWVARLTQVMQEHADDVVLVAHSSACAMVAHWAREAPLALILRVRGALLVAPSDPLAPVYPSSPAGFAPVPLSALPFPSTVVTSRNDEYVTFAQAEQYAAAWGSKLWDLGEAGHINAAAGYGPWPEGWRAVEDMAAAPQCRVARFTDVPALSALIEASVRRLAAGYYTDAQIASSLSYVFGVDSSLIHDRSYFVLEQHGTIVAGGGWSDHQTLFGGDQFDSRGEGRLDPATSPARIRAFYVHPDHARRGYAKRLLGVCSAAAQRAGFTSLSLMSTLPGEPLYRALGFVPDVGVDYPMPDGTTLPLIPMTKAIA; this is encoded by the coding sequence GTGTCGTCTGACGCCCCAACCATGATCCTGCTACTCCCCGGGCTGTACGACTCGGGGCCGGCGCATTGGCAATCGTTGTGGCAAGCCCACGCCACCACGCTGCCCGTTGAGCGGGTGGTGCAACAGGATTGGGCGGCGCCGCGCTGCGCCGACTGGGTCGCGCGACTCACGCAGGTGATGCAGGAGCACGCCGACGATGTCGTGCTGGTCGCGCACAGCAGCGCCTGCGCCATGGTCGCCCACTGGGCGCGCGAGGCGCCATTGGCGCTCATCCTGCGGGTGCGCGGCGCGCTGTTGGTCGCGCCCAGCGATCCGCTGGCACCGGTGTATCCCAGTAGCCCCGCGGGATTCGCACCCGTGCCGCTGTCGGCATTGCCCTTCCCCAGCACCGTCGTGACGAGTCGCAACGACGAGTACGTGACGTTCGCCCAGGCCGAACAGTATGCCGCCGCGTGGGGCAGCAAGCTGTGGGATCTGGGCGAAGCCGGCCACATCAACGCCGCCGCCGGATACGGCCCGTGGCCCGAGGGCTGGCGCGCCGTCGAGGACATGGCGGCGGCGCCGCAGTGTCGCGTGGCGCGCTTTACCGACGTACCGGCACTATCGGCGTTGATCGAGGCCTCCGTGCGCCGACTGGCGGCGGGGTACTACACCGACGCGCAGATCGCCTCGTCGCTGTCATACGTGTTCGGCGTCGACTCGAGTCTCATTCACGATCGCAGCTACTTCGTGCTCGAGCAGCACGGCACCATCGTGGCCGGCGGCGGCTGGAGCGATCACCAGACCCTGTTCGGCGGCGATCAGTTCGACAGCCGCGGCGAAGGTCGTCTCGATCCGGCCACGTCACCGGCGCGCATCCGCGCTTTTTACGTGCACCCGGATCACGCCCGCCGCGGCTACGCGAAACGACTGTTGGGCGTGTGCAGCGCCGCCGCGCAACGCGCGGGATTTACCTCGCTGTCGCTGATGTCGACGCTGCCAGGTGAGCCACTGTATCGGGCGCTGGGGTTCGTGCCTGACGTGGGAGTGGACTATCCCATGCCAGACGGGACGACACTACCGCTGATTCCGATGACGAAGGCGATCGCGTAG
- a CDS encoding pyridoxine 5'-phosphate synthase: protein MTSLRYQRLYVNIDHVATVRQARRSAEPDPVAAAVLCEQAGADGITAHLREDRRHMQDVDIHRLATTVTTALNLECAATEEMLALAETLRPVAVTLVPERREEVTTEGGLDVFRAAPQLRESIARLKRAGVRTSLFIDPDAAAVRAAHELGTDAVELHTGQYAHAPTEPRTLQALAAAAALASSLGMAVHAGHGLSVQNVGPVAAIPEIEELNIGHAIVGRAIFVGLSEAVREIRQAMDDAREADRF, encoded by the coding sequence GTGACGTCGCTTCGCTACCAGCGCCTCTATGTAAACATCGACCACGTTGCCACGGTCCGGCAGGCACGTCGCAGTGCCGAGCCCGATCCGGTGGCGGCGGCCGTGCTGTGCGAGCAGGCCGGCGCCGACGGCATCACCGCTCACCTGCGGGAAGATCGACGGCACATGCAGGACGTGGACATCCATCGCCTCGCCACGACCGTCACCACCGCGCTCAATCTGGAGTGTGCCGCGACCGAGGAGATGCTGGCCTTGGCCGAAACGCTCCGCCCCGTGGCGGTGACCCTGGTGCCCGAGCGCCGGGAAGAAGTCACCACGGAGGGTGGCCTCGATGTGTTCCGCGCGGCGCCTCAGCTGCGGGAGTCCATTGCGCGTCTGAAACGCGCGGGGGTGCGCACCAGTCTGTTCATTGACCCGGACGCGGCGGCGGTTCGTGCCGCGCACGAGTTGGGCACCGATGCCGTCGAGCTGCACACGGGTCAGTACGCGCACGCTCCGACGGAGCCGCGCACGTTGCAGGCGCTGGCCGCCGCCGCCGCGCTGGCGTCGTCACTGGGAATGGCGGTGCACGCCGGGCACGGCCTGTCGGTGCAGAACGTCGGACCGGTGGCGGCGATTCCCGAGATCGAAGAATTGAACATCGGGCACGCCATCGTCGGGCGCGCCATCTTTGTAGGACTGTCCGAAGCCGTACGCGAGATCCGTCAGGCCATGGACGACGCGCGCGAGGCCGACCGCTTCTAG
- the rsmI gene encoding 16S rRNA (cytidine(1402)-2'-O)-methyltransferase, with translation MGDAPGSAESEVLASDLADRAATLWPTAAMSGALHIVSTPIGNLGDISLRALAVLKECAVICCEDTRHARTLLSRYGIGTPTIAVHEHNEASVIPRLVARLKEGEAIALISDAGTPLVSDPGARLAEAAAIAGVRVVPIPGASAVLAALVASGMVPHPFTMLGFPARKGKEREEQLALAARLPHAVVLYESPNRLVDTLRDLAAIAGTTRPVAVARELTKHFEEVKRGTLEEVAAYYEGTPPRGEIVIVLGGASVVAPSEDGLQAVAVALREEGFRPRDIVQRLMDEHGASRNLAYRLAHDT, from the coding sequence GTGGGCGACGCGCCCGGTTCGGCCGAATCGGAGGTTCTTGCCTCCGATCTCGCCGACCGGGCGGCGACGCTCTGGCCGACCGCGGCCATGTCCGGGGCGTTACATATCGTCAGCACGCCGATCGGGAATTTGGGGGACATTTCCCTGCGTGCCCTCGCCGTGCTCAAGGAATGCGCGGTGATCTGCTGTGAGGATACCCGGCACGCGCGCACCCTGCTCAGTCGCTATGGCATCGGGACGCCCACGATTGCCGTGCACGAGCACAACGAAGCCAGCGTCATTCCGCGCCTGGTTGCGCGCCTGAAAGAGGGCGAAGCCATCGCCTTGATCAGCGACGCCGGGACGCCGTTGGTGTCCGATCCCGGTGCCCGACTGGCTGAAGCCGCAGCAATCGCTGGTGTACGGGTGGTGCCGATTCCGGGCGCGTCCGCCGTGCTGGCCGCTCTCGTGGCATCGGGCATGGTACCGCATCCCTTCACCATGCTGGGATTCCCGGCGCGGAAGGGGAAGGAGCGCGAGGAGCAGCTGGCCCTCGCCGCCCGCCTGCCGCACGCCGTAGTGCTGTACGAATCGCCCAACCGCTTGGTCGACACGTTGCGTGATCTGGCCGCCATTGCCGGCACCACCCGCCCGGTTGCGGTGGCCCGCGAGCTGACGAAGCATTTTGAAGAGGTCAAACGCGGAACGCTCGAGGAGGTGGCCGCGTATTACGAGGGCACGCCACCGCGCGGGGAAATCGTGATCGTTCTGGGTGGCGCGTCGGTCGTCGCCCCGAGTGAAGACGGCCTTCAGGCGGTGGCAGTGGCCCTGCGCGAGGAAGGGTTCCGTCCTCGTGACATCGTCCAGCGGCTCATGGACGAACATGGTGCCAGCCGTAATCTCGCCTACCGTCTCGCTCACGATACCTGA
- the trxA gene encoding thioredoxin yields the protein MANAVEVKDDTFAAEIEQYEGLAVVDFWATWCAPCRMIAPIVEALATEYAGKAKVAKLDVDNNQRTAARFNVRSIPTILFFKDGKLVDQVVGAVPRPALEAKFKEHA from the coding sequence ATGGCGAACGCAGTTGAAGTGAAGGATGACACTTTTGCGGCCGAGATCGAGCAGTACGAAGGGCTCGCGGTCGTGGATTTCTGGGCCACGTGGTGTGCGCCGTGCCGCATGATCGCGCCGATCGTGGAAGCGCTGGCCACCGAATACGCGGGCAAGGCGAAGGTGGCCAAGCTCGACGTCGACAACAACCAGCGGACCGCGGCGCGTTTCAACGTGCGGTCGATCCCCACGATCCTGTTTTTTAAGGACGGCAAGCTGGTGGATCAGGTCGTCGGCGCGGTTCCGCGCCCGGCGCTCGAAGCCAAGTTCAAGGAGCACGCCTGA
- a CDS encoding DUF4159 domain-containing protein, translated as MRLPAGRSLRFALLAAVVGASLAFTPFAALRGPGRLAIARVQYEGGGDWYANPSSLPNLIRAIAERTALPIERAEAKVTFTDSSLFDFPFLHITGHGEIKLSDIEVKRLREYLTRGGFLHVDDNYGLDDSFRREIKRVFPDRPLVDVPHSHPIYHLVYDFENGPPKVHEHDGKPAKGMGIFIGNRLAVYYTYSADLGNGWEDVGTYPDPPLLHEQAIRMGVNLFTYAVTSRVTP; from the coding sequence ATGCGGCTTCCGGCCGGTCGTTCCCTCCGCTTCGCTCTGCTCGCCGCTGTCGTCGGCGCATCGCTGGCGTTCACGCCATTCGCTGCGCTACGTGGCCCGGGTCGCTTGGCGATCGCCCGCGTACAGTACGAAGGCGGTGGTGACTGGTACGCGAATCCGTCCAGCTTGCCAAATCTCATTCGCGCGATCGCCGAGCGCACCGCGCTGCCGATCGAGCGCGCCGAGGCAAAGGTCACGTTCACCGATTCGTCGCTGTTCGACTTTCCGTTCCTGCACATCACGGGACACGGCGAGATAAAGCTCAGCGACATCGAAGTGAAGCGCCTGCGCGAGTATCTCACGCGCGGTGGTTTTCTGCACGTGGACGACAACTACGGACTCGACGACAGCTTCCGTCGCGAGATCAAGCGGGTGTTCCCCGACCGGCCGCTGGTCGATGTGCCCCATAGCCACCCGATCTACCATCTGGTGTACGACTTCGAGAATGGGCCGCCGAAAGTGCACGAGCACGATGGCAAGCCGGCGAAGGGGATGGGCATCTTCATCGGCAACCGACTCGCCGTGTACTACACCTACTCCGCCGATCTCGGCAACGGATGGGAAGACGTGGGCACCTATCCCGATCCGCCGCTGCTCCATGAACAGGCCATCCGCATGGGCGTGAATCTGTTTACCTACGCGGTCACCAGCCGGGTTACGCCGTGA
- a CDS encoding threonine/serine dehydratase, with protein MPTTLPAVPTIDDIRAAAARIAPHAQVTPLLTSPALDARAGGRVLLKAEVLQHTGSFKLRGALNRLLQLTDDERSRGVVAYSSGNHAQAVAYSATLLGMRSVIIMPKDAPALKIERTRVFGGEVVLYDRYTEDRVAIGGAIAQEHGLTIVPPFEDPHIVAGQGTLALEALTQAAAMGCTPDTLLVCCGGGGLTAGCALAAAAVSPTTVVHPCEPAEFDDTARSLRLGHRVANEPGQRSICDAIVTEMPGEFTFSINQPRVGAGLTVTDDEVLAAIAFAVRELKLVVEPGGAAALAALLSGKLETKGRTTMVVVTGGNIDPAMLARAIGVV; from the coding sequence ATGCCCACCACGCTCCCCGCTGTTCCGACGATCGACGATATCCGCGCCGCCGCCGCGCGCATCGCGCCGCACGCGCAGGTCACTCCGCTGCTCACCTCACCGGCGCTCGACGCGCGCGCCGGCGGCCGCGTGCTCCTCAAGGCCGAAGTGCTGCAACACACCGGGTCGTTCAAACTGCGCGGCGCGCTCAATCGCCTGCTGCAGCTCACCGACGACGAACGGTCACGCGGCGTGGTCGCCTATTCGTCGGGCAATCACGCGCAGGCAGTGGCCTACAGTGCCACCTTACTCGGCATGCGCTCGGTGATCATCATGCCGAAGGATGCACCGGCGTTGAAGATCGAACGCACGCGCGTTTTCGGTGGTGAGGTGGTGCTGTACGACCGCTACACGGAAGACCGCGTCGCCATTGGCGGTGCGATCGCGCAAGAACATGGCCTGACGATCGTGCCGCCCTTCGAAGATCCACATATCGTGGCGGGACAAGGCACGCTGGCGCTGGAGGCGCTCACTCAGGCGGCGGCGATGGGCTGCACGCCCGACACCCTGCTGGTGTGCTGCGGCGGTGGCGGCCTGACGGCCGGGTGTGCGCTGGCGGCGGCGGCCGTGTCGCCGACCACCGTGGTGCACCCCTGTGAACCGGCGGAGTTCGACGACACGGCCCGTTCACTGCGACTCGGGCATCGTGTGGCGAACGAGCCGGGCCAGCGCTCGATCTGCGATGCGATCGTGACCGAGATGCCCGGCGAATTCACCTTCTCGATCAATCAGCCCCGTGTCGGTGCCGGACTTACCGTGACCGACGACGAGGTGCTGGCGGCGATCGCCTTCGCGGTGCGCGAACTCAAGCTGGTGGTGGAACCGGGTGGGGCGGCGGCACTGGCGGCGCTGTTGTCGGGTAAGCTCGAAACGAAGGGGCGCACGACGATGGTGGTAGTCACCGGCGGCAATATCGATCCGGCGATGCTGGCGCGAGCGATCGGTGTCGTCTGA
- a CDS encoding ATP-binding protein, which produces MQAMAGDWRLLALAAFLNMFSSWSGAVWNDRTLSRVITTSLVAAEIRDSIFEQLFTTKSVGQGIGLGPATVNGTAKQVAGDVVLESTVGRGTTFEVYLPAA; this is translated from the coding sequence ATGCAGGCCATGGCGGGCGATTGGCGACTGCTCGCGCTCGCTGCGTTCCTGAACATGTTCTCGTCGTGGAGCGGCGCGGTCTGGAACGATCGGACCCTGTCGCGTGTGATCACGACGTCGCTGGTCGCGGCCGAGATTCGCGATTCGATCTTTGAGCAGCTCTTCACGACCAAGTCGGTGGGACAAGGCATCGGACTCGGCCCTGCAACGGTGAACGGCACTGCGAAGCAGGTCGCGGGTGACGTGGTGCTGGAGTCGACGGTTGGGCGTGGCACGACGTTCGAGGTATATCTCCCCGCCGCCTGA